The genomic DNA CAAATTCTTTGGCAGCATTTTTTTGCTGATAACGGCGGTCAGAAATATATTCTATTTCCTGCCCGAGTAGGGCCGTTGCGAGTTCTGACAATCTTTTTCTAGTGAGTCGTTTATTCCGATCCAGTGCAATGCTGTTTATCGATTGAGATTGTACCAATTGCGGACCGCTTGTTGCTTCACTCGTCAATTCATTATTTTTTACATCCGGGGACTGATTCATAACATGACTCCAAGACTGCCAATAAGAGAGTGAAGTAAAATAAAATATTCTCGTTCTTGAAAAAATCTGACTCGGTCAGGGATATGTCAAATCCCTGACCCAATCAGCTAAATCGATAGGCTGAAATTCAAGCTGATCCCGATTATGGGAGAAGAACTGTATCGATCACATGAATGACACCGTTGCTGGTCACAATGTCTGCCTTGATAACAGTGGCATTGTTGATTTTCACTCCATCGTGAGCATCAATTTTCACTGCGCTCCCGTTAAGAGTTTTGGCCTTTTTCAATTTCACGACATCTTTGGCCATCACTTTGCCTGCAACGACATGGTATTTCAGAATACTGATCAATTTGTCTTTATTTTCAGGCTTGAGCAGGCTTTCGACAGTTCCCTCTGGTAAAGCTGCAAAAGCTGCATCAGTTGGTGCGAAAACAGTCAATGGACCTTCGCTTTTGAGTGCTTCCACTAGACCAGCTGCCTGGACTGCTGCCACTAATGTGTTGAAGTCATCTGCTGCGACTGCGGTGTCGACAATATCTGCCTTCTTGTCGCAAGCTGCGACTGGTGCAATTGCGGTCGAGAGCAGAGCAAGTCCAGCTACAAATACATGTGAAAATTTCATCGTTCATCTCCGTTTGTGGTTTGTGGTACAGAATGAATGTGGGGCTCAAGATTTTGCAAAACCTAAAAAACGTTCAAAACGTTCATTTAATAATATACGGCTTGTTTTATTACGCAAGGTGATTTGAAGACAAAATTTCATAAATATTCAATATTTAACAGTCATGCCATCGGACTAGGGTGGTAAAGGTGCTATCGTTTAACATATTAGAGGGTTAAAAAACGACCAAAACGTTAACTTACTAAGCAACCCAAGACTTCTGTAAACAGTCTCGAACATATGATGTTAAGTCCAAAACAAATCGCTGAAGCCTTACAGGTGAGCGAATCTTCCGTCAAACGCTGGTGTGATAGCGGTCGACTCAAGACACAATACACGTCTGGAGGGCACCGTCGTGTCGGCACAAAATCACTGCTCCAGTTCCTCAGGGACAGCAACAAGACATTGGTTCATCCTGAATTGCTTGGATTGCCTGCTTTTCCTGCCGATGAAAATGCTGATCCTGAAAAACTCTCAGAACAGCTCTGCGAGGCATTGCTTAATCTTGACGAAACTCGCAGCAGGCAGATCATTTCTGAGCTTTATTTATCCGGCTTGAGCGTTTTGCAAATTATGGAAACGATAATTGTCCCGGCATTGCATCTGATAGGTGATCGTTGGCAGTGCGGTGATGTTCAGATTTTTCAGGAGCGTCGTGGCTGTGAGATTGTCACAATCCTGATCCATGACCTTCGTCGTATGATTGATGAGCCCCCGGCTGAGGCTCCGCAGGCGATTGGCGGGGCAGTCTCGGGCGATCCCTATAAAATTCCTTCACTGGTTATTGAAACCGTGCTCAAAGAAATCGGCTGGAATGCGACCTCATTGGGAGAAAACTTGCCGCTGGAAACCTTTGCTTCTGCCATCGATGCTTTGAACCCCACAATGTTGTGGCTCAGCCTCTCTTATCTTCGAGACGTCAACCAGTTTCTCCAGGAGTATCAGACGTTCTATCAAAAATATGGTGATCGAGTCGCTATCATCATTGGCGGTCGAGCAGCAACGCCAGAGCTGTTAAAACAAATGAAATTCTTTTCGTACTGTGAATCGGCAGAGCGTCTGGTTGAACTCTGCCAGACCTGGTCCACGATCCAGCAGCCTCATCAAACTTCCTGAATCCATCGACTTTTCAAACTCATTGCGAACCGATAGAGTCAATTCAATAACAGAAGCTGAATTCTGCAAGTAGTTACTCCTGCTTCGCCATCCCTATTCCGCTCTGATGAATGAGATTCTTTTCGGGAGATCTTCCAATGAGTTTGAGACTAAACTTCTGTGGTGGTTTTCTACTTGCCTTGTGTGCTTGCAGTTGCCCCGTGTTACTCGCCGCCGAGCGGCCCAACATTTTAATGATTTTCACGGATGATCAGGGTTATCACGATGTCGGCTGTTACGGCAGTGAAATCTCGACTCCCAACATCGATCGTCTGGCAGCAGAAGGCTTGAAGTTGACTGAGTTTTATGCCGCCAGCAGCATTTGTACGCCTTCCCGATTTGGTTTATTGACCGGCCAGTTTGCTCATCGTTCACAGGATCATCTGCTCGGGGCTTTGATGTTCCTTTCTGATAGGGATGCCGAGCGTGGCATTCATTCTCAGGAAGTCACCTATGTTTCTCGACTGGCCGATGCGGGATACCAAACGGCTTTGGTCGGGAAATGGCATCTGGGACATGGATCGAAAATTTTCTGGCCGACAAAACATGGCTTCGATTCGTTCTTTGGCCACACGGGAGGGTGCGTCGATTTCTTTACGCTGAACTATGGCAATCAGCCGGACTGGTATCGAGGTGAAGAACTGGTTGATATCGAGGGCTACGCGACAGATGTCATCACCGCGGAAGCGGTTCGAGTTCTTAATGCCCATGCCGGAAGCGAAAGGCCTTTGTATCTGCATATCGCATACAATGCTCCTCATTTTGGGAAGGGGTATGATCTACAGGCAAATTCGACCGTCAATGTGATGCAACCGAAGCCTGATGATCTGGCAAAAGTTGCTGAAATTGAAGATCCTCTACGACGAAGTTTTGCCGCGAAAGTAGTCGGTATGGACGAAGGAATCGGTCGCATCCTGCAGAGGCTCGATGATTTGAAAATGACGAAGAATACGCTTGTCATTTTCATGACGGATCACGGTGGTGATCCCGATTATGGGGGGAGTAACATTCCGCTTCGAGGTGGAAAAGCGACGCTGTATGAGGGAGGCTTGAAGGTTCCCTGCCTGATTCGCTGGCCAGGCGAAATCGAACCGGGTAGCGTATCGGATGACGTGACCTGTGCCGTCGATTTCTATCCCACACTACTGGAAATCGCAGGAAGTGATCTCGGAAAACAGCAGCTGGATGGAATCTCGCTGGTTCCAGTATTTAAGGGCGGGCAACTTCCTGCTCGCCCTCCTCTAGTTTTTGTAACGGGAGCACATCAGGAACTCAGCCGCAAATCATGGCAAGCGGTTCGAGATGGAAAATGGAAATGGGTTCAACCACCGGGAAAACAGGGACAGCTCTATAATTTAGAAACAGATCCCAATGAAAAATACGACGTTGCGGACAAGTACCCTCAAATTGCCGAGCGACTGAACATCCTTGTCCAGCAGCAAATTCAATAACGCCGTAGTGCTCTGTCGAGCTCTAAATGTCATCCTCAATTTGCTATTCCGCAGGCAGTTTGCCTGCTCCTCCATTTTGAATAGAGATGATGTTGAGAGATGTTGGGCCTACAATTTTAGAGTGTCCAGATTTCGCTGACAGTGAAAAAATATGAACAACGCAAAAATTGCCGATCAGTTCGATCAACTGGCTGATTTACTGGAGTTGGAAGGTGCGAATGCATTTCGTGTGCGTGCTTATCGAAATGCTTCCCGCACAATTGAAGGCTTGTCGGAATCGCTCGCTTCGATTGTCGAAGATGATCCCGCCCAACTGCAGGAATTGCAGGGAATTGGGAAGGATCTCGCGGAAAAAATTGAAGCCATTCTTTCAACTGGCGAACTGAGACAGCTCGAAGAGCTGAAAGCGAAAATTCCAGCTGATGTCGTACGGATGTTGCGAATTCCTGGCATCGGTCCTAAGAAAGTGGCCACACTGTACCATGATTTGAAAATCACCTCTCTCGAACTTCTAAAACATGCGGCTGAGGAAGGCAAGATCTCCGAACTCAAAGGCTTCGGCAAAAAGACCGAGCAGATCATTCTCGAAGGCCTGGAACAACTCGAACAGGCGGGTGTGAGGATGTATCTGGCCGATGCAAAACCGTTTGTCGATGCCATTGCCGATCAGCTGAGAAAGCTCAAGTCGGTCGATCAGGTTTCGGTTGCCGGGAGTGTTCGAAGACTCAAGGAAACGGTCGGCGATCTCGACATGCTTGCGACAGCAGACGATCCCACCGAAGCGATGGACTACCTGGCCAATCATCCCCTGACAGAAAACGTTATCGCTCGCGGAGAAACCAAACAACGTGTTCGCTTTCAACCACTCTCCCCCTGCATGACACCGGATGGAAATCGTATTTCACTCGAAATGGATTTGCGGGTTGTGCCCAA from Rubinisphaera italica includes the following:
- a CDS encoding fasciclin domain-containing protein: MKFSHVFVAGLALLSTAIAPVAACDKKADIVDTAVAADDFNTLVAAVQAAGLVEALKSEGPLTVFAPTDAAFAALPEGTVESLLKPENKDKLISILKYHVVAGKVMAKDVVKLKKAKTLNGSAVKIDAHDGVKINNATVIKADIVTSNGVIHVIDTVLLP
- a CDS encoding MerR family transcriptional regulator, translated to MLSPKQIAEALQVSESSVKRWCDSGRLKTQYTSGGHRRVGTKSLLQFLRDSNKTLVHPELLGLPAFPADENADPEKLSEQLCEALLNLDETRSRQIISELYLSGLSVLQIMETIIVPALHLIGDRWQCGDVQIFQERRGCEIVTILIHDLRRMIDEPPAEAPQAIGGAVSGDPYKIPSLVIETVLKEIGWNATSLGENLPLETFASAIDALNPTMLWLSLSYLRDVNQFLQEYQTFYQKYGDRVAIIIGGRAATPELLKQMKFFSYCESAERLVELCQTWSTIQQPHQTS
- a CDS encoding sulfatase family protein, with product MSLRLNFCGGFLLALCACSCPVLLAAERPNILMIFTDDQGYHDVGCYGSEISTPNIDRLAAEGLKLTEFYAASSICTPSRFGLLTGQFAHRSQDHLLGALMFLSDRDAERGIHSQEVTYVSRLADAGYQTALVGKWHLGHGSKIFWPTKHGFDSFFGHTGGCVDFFTLNYGNQPDWYRGEELVDIEGYATDVITAEAVRVLNAHAGSERPLYLHIAYNAPHFGKGYDLQANSTVNVMQPKPDDLAKVAEIEDPLRRSFAAKVVGMDEGIGRILQRLDDLKMTKNTLVIFMTDHGGDPDYGGSNIPLRGGKATLYEGGLKVPCLIRWPGEIEPGSVSDDVTCAVDFYPTLLEIAGSDLGKQQLDGISLVPVFKGGQLPARPPLVFVTGAHQELSRKSWQAVRDGKWKWVQPPGKQGQLYNLETDPNEKYDVADKYPQIAERLNILVQQQIQ